The following coding sequences lie in one Pirellulales bacterium genomic window:
- a CDS encoding cysteine hydrolase family protein, with translation MIGRMLVLGSLALSHTIVVTAVQNDVDMLKLHARCRQSVADSQGEFAVAEKTLEWQPRKTAVVVVDMWDQHWCRGAAERVAEVAGPLDKFVSAARQRGLLIVHCPSTCVDFYQDSPARRRAVEAPFAKPPIELAKSQRWGTAWAWPDKPREPDLPIDDTDMGCDCEQPCTISAPWTRQTAMIAMDEERDAITDNGQELYNLFAEKGIDNVIICGVHLNMCVLGRPFAIRELVKLGKNVVLVRDLTDTMYNHRMRPYVKHFAGTDLVVEHVEKYWCPSIVSTDLVSGQPFRFQADHRGRAAKQGGQKQGR, from the coding sequence ATGATTGGTCGAATGCTCGTCCTTGGTAGTCTCGCCCTGTCCCACACGATTGTCGTGACCGCTGTCCAAAACGATGTCGATATGCTGAAACTTCACGCTCGTTGCCGGCAGTCGGTCGCTGACTCCCAAGGTGAGTTCGCGGTTGCCGAAAAAACGCTTGAGTGGCAACCACGGAAGACGGCAGTGGTCGTGGTCGATATGTGGGATCAACATTGGTGTCGCGGCGCGGCGGAACGAGTCGCGGAAGTCGCCGGCCCGCTGGATAAGTTTGTTTCGGCGGCTCGGCAGCGAGGCCTACTGATTGTGCACTGCCCGAGCACATGCGTAGATTTTTACCAGGATAGCCCGGCACGCCGCCGGGCGGTCGAGGCGCCGTTCGCCAAGCCGCCTATCGAGTTGGCGAAATCGCAACGGTGGGGCACAGCCTGGGCCTGGCCCGACAAACCGAGAGAGCCGGATCTGCCAATCGACGATACCGATATGGGCTGCGACTGCGAGCAGCCGTGCACAATCAGTGCTCCGTGGACACGGCAAACCGCCATGATCGCAATGGACGAGGAACGAGACGCGATCACCGACAATGGCCAAGAGCTCTACAACCTGTTTGCTGAAAAAGGAATCGATAACGTAATTATTTGTGGCGTGCACTTGAATATGTGCGTGCTGGGGCGGCCATTCGCAATTCGCGAACTCGTAAAACTTGGCAAGAATGTGGTCCTGGTGCGCGATCTGACCGACACCATGTACAACCACCGCATGAGACCTTACGTCAAGCACTTTGCCGGCACGGACCTTGTCGTCGAACACGTGGAAAAGTATTGGTGCCCGTCCATCGTGAGTACCGATCTTGTTAGCGGCCAGCCGTTTCGTTTCCAAGCGGACCATCGTGGTCGAGCGGCTAAGCAAGGTGGACAAAAGCAAGGCCGCTAA